Genomic DNA from Alicyclobacillus fastidiosus:
TCAATCACGCTATGAACGACATTCGCCAGGTACGAGAGGCGCTGTCTGGAGGTCTCAACATTCTGACCAACGCCATCTTCCTCCTGCTGGCGACCCTGATTATGACGTTTACCACCATCAGCGTGAAATTGACGCTGTTCAGCATGATTCCACTCGTGTTCATTCCAGTGTTTATCGTCTGGTTCGGCCCGCAAATTCGGGACTCGTCGCGCAAGGTACAGGAGGCCCTATCCGACATGTCGGAACTGACCGAGGAGAGCCTCAGCTCGATTCGGCTGATCAAGGCGACGGCGAACGAGCGAGTTGAGACGGAGCGCTTTCGCGACAAGGTTGACCATATTGTGAGTCAGCAGTTGACCCTGTTCCGGCGCAGTGCGACGTTCCAGGCGTTCATCCCGACGATGAGCTCCATCAGTTTTGCGATCGCGCTGTTATACGGCGGATATTTAGCCTTGTCTGGCCAGATCAAGTTGGGCGCGTTTGTGGCGTTCACGCTGTATGTTGGACAGCTCGTACAGCCACTCCAGCAAATTGGCTTTGTGATCAACAACTTTCAGCGCGCATCCGCGTCCCTGATCCGCTTGCAAGTTCTCCTCGAGGAGAAGCCCAGCATCACCGACGCACCGCATCCGGTGGAATTGAGCAGCGTCCGCGGAGAAATTCAAGTGCACTTGCCGGCCTTTCAGTATTCAGATGGACAAGCTCCTGTACTGAGGAACATCGAGTTTCGGGTGTTGCCGGGACAGACCCTGGGGATTGTCGGACGCACGGGATCCGGCAAGACGACGCTCGCCAACTTGCTGCCTCGCATATTCGATCCGCCGGCAAACACCATCTTCCTCGACGGCCACGATATTCGGGAGATCCGCCTCGAGACGTTGCGCAAAGCGATTGCCTACGTGCCCCAAGACGGCTTTTTATTCTCCACGTCTGTCGGGGAGAACATCTCCTTCGGCGACGCAAACGCCACGCGAGCGCAGGTCGAACAGGCGGCGAAGGCGGCGCGCGTGTACGACGACATCGCCGCGTTTCCAGACGGTTTTGACACCGTGATCGGCGAACGGGGTGTGACGCTGTCCGGCGGGCAGCGCCAGAGGACGGCCATCGCGCGAGCGTTTCTCAAGTCGGCTCCCATCCTCATCATGGATGACAGTTTGTCGGCGGTGGATATGAACACGGAGAAGCAAATCATCGCGGCGCTCGAGCGAGTACGGCAGTCGCGAACGACGCTGATTATCGCACACCGCCTGTCCGCAGTCCGGCATGCCGATCACATTATCGTGTTGGAAGACGGAGTCATCGCAGAAGAGGGAACGCACGAGGAACTGATCGCCAAGGGTGGGCTCTATGCGAAGACTTACCACATTCAACAGGAGGGGGAGGTGACGAGAGTATGAGCAAGGTTGAAGCGGGCGCGCGACCGGAGCCACAGAAAGCGGGAATGTCCAGTCTCGGCCGCCTCTTGCCGTACGCAAGGCCTTATCTTTGGCAGTTCGTGCTCGTGCTCGTCCTCGTCGTCATCTTTAATGCGTCGACCGTGATGCAGCCGTATCTGGTTAAAGTGGCCATCGACAGCGACATCTCGACGAAGCATCCGAGTTATCACGGATTGCTTGTCATCGCGCTCATCTATGTAGGCGTGGTCATCGTCGGCGTCGTGGCGAATTTCGCACAGACGGTCTTGCTGCAGAACGCTGGCCAAAATGTCATCCGTTCCATTCGCCTGTCGCTCTTCTCGCACATCGAGCGCCAAGCGATGCGCTTCTTTGACACGCGCGCGGTCGGCCGGCTCGTCACCAACGTGTCGAACGACACGGAGACGGTCAGTCAGTTCTTTACGAACTTTTTCCTCAGTCTCATCCGCGA
This window encodes:
- a CDS encoding ABC transporter ATP-binding protein, coding for MNAKSLMRQFLWENRLAYGISILAIILSNFINVQFPNILGRFTNALQAHRLNSKDVMVYAVLLLVVGVVYVQFYAIGQYRNGRLGRQFEYLLRRRLFAHWELLSTEYFRHRSIGDLLNHAMNDIRQVREALSGGLNILTNAIFLLLATLIMTFTTISVKLTLFSMIPLVFIPVFIVWFGPQIRDSSRKVQEALSDMSELTEESLSSIRLIKATANERVETERFRDKVDHIVSQQLTLFRRSATFQAFIPTMSSISFAIALLYGGYLALSGQIKLGAFVAFTLYVGQLVQPLQQIGFVINNFQRASASLIRLQVLLEEKPSITDAPHPVELSSVRGEIQVHLPAFQYSDGQAPVLRNIEFRVLPGQTLGIVGRTGSGKTTLANLLPRIFDPPANTIFLDGHDIREIRLETLRKAIAYVPQDGFLFSTSVGENISFGDANATRAQVEQAAKAARVYDDIAAFPDGFDTVIGERGVTLSGGQRQRTAIARAFLKSAPILIMDDSLSAVDMNTEKQIIAALERVRQSRTTLIIAHRLSAVRHADHIIVLEDGVIAEEGTHEELIAKGGLYAKTYHIQQEGEVTRV